Proteins found in one Pyrus communis chromosome 15, drPyrComm1.1, whole genome shotgun sequence genomic segment:
- the LOC137718563 gene encoding uncharacterized protein — MAPRKRKTTEQEEKQLVAQDSGQRVTRSMARPAPSGSSAEPRPVAPARKKAKEAQKKKGRAKKEEVEPEEAEAVKEEEDNSGESKTEAEEENENKKKKGKEKVEAEAENKEEKGKAKVEDDGEGTEADDDESEKRTIVIEHCKQCKSFKVRADQVKNGLEKGVPGIKVLLNPDKPRKGCLEIREEGGETFLSLLDMKRPFSKMKALNMEEVISDIIEKIK; from the exons ATGGCGCCGAGGAAACGCAAGACCACTGAGCAAGAAGAAAAGCAGCTGGTGGCTCAGGACTCGGGTCAGCGAGTGACTCGGAGTATGGCTCGGCCGGCTCCGAGTGGGAGCTCGGCTGAGCCACGACCCGTGGCGCCGGCGAGGAAGAAGGCCAAGGAGGCTCAGAAGAAGAAAGGGCGGGCGAAGAAGGAAGAGGTGGAGCCGGAAGAAGCGGAAGCTGTGAAGGAAGAGGAGGACAACTCCGGCGAGAGCAAGACGGAGGCCGAAGAGGAGAAcgagaacaagaagaagaaagggaaggAGAAAGTGGAGGCCGAGGCGGAGAACAAGGAGGAGAAGGGGAAAGCGAAAGTGGAGGACGACGGAGAAGGTACGGAGGCTGACGACGACGAGTCGGAGAAGAGGACCATTGTGATTGAGCATTG CAAGCAATGCAAGTCATTCAAGGTAAGAGCTGATCAGGTCAAAAATGGTTTGGAGAAAGGTGTTCCTGGCATCAAAGTTCTACTAAACCCTGATAAG CCAAGAAAAGGATGCTTAGAGATACGGGAGGAAGGCGGTGAGACATTCCTCAGTCTTCTG GACATGAAACGACCTTTTTCAAAAATGAAGGCGCTGAACATGGAGGAAGTCATTAGCGATATAATTGAGAAGATCAAGTGA